One genomic window of Sporocytophaga myxococcoides DSM 11118 includes the following:
- a CDS encoding class I SAM-dependent methyltransferase, translated as MENEEPEFWEINFIEKQEMWGFEPSNAAILAKDFFVKNSVKNILIPGIGYGRNAQIFRENGISVTGIEISKTAIELAEKHYGSEMKIYHGSVTDMPFDNSLYDGIFCYGLIHLLDSKEREKLISDCYNQLADKGYMIFTAITKEASTYGKGRLISKDRYEMFGGVKMYFYDRETIASEFNKAGLFEIKEINENYPFYLIKCRKTRSI; from the coding sequence ATGGAAAATGAAGAGCCGGAATTCTGGGAAATCAATTTTATTGAAAAGCAGGAAATGTGGGGCTTTGAGCCATCAAATGCAGCAATTTTGGCGAAGGATTTTTTTGTAAAAAATTCAGTGAAAAACATCCTCATACCTGGGATAGGCTATGGGAGAAATGCACAAATTTTCAGAGAAAACGGAATAAGTGTTACTGGAATTGAAATATCAAAAACTGCCATAGAATTGGCGGAGAAACATTACGGTAGTGAGATGAAAATCTACCATGGCTCTGTAACCGACATGCCTTTTGATAACAGTCTGTATGATGGAATTTTTTGTTATGGCCTCATTCATTTATTGGATAGCAAGGAAAGAGAGAAGTTAATCAGTGATTGTTATAACCAACTGGCAGATAAAGGCTACATGATATTTACAGCTATTACCAAAGAAGCATCTACTTATGGAAAAGGCCGGTTGATCAGTAAGGATCGGTATGAAATGTTTGGTGGGGTTAAAATGTATTTTTATGATAGAGAGACGATTGCCTCGGAGTTTAACAAGGCAGGGCTATTTGAAATCAAGGAAATTAATGAGAACTATCCGTTTTATTTAATTAAATGCAGAAAAACCAGGAGCATATAA
- a CDS encoding winged helix-turn-helix transcriptional regulator, protein MNSRKEHSTNSINEKYWKEHCGITQILSLIGGRWKINILVYLLNEKKLRYNELKKRLVGISERMLIAKLKELENDGLINRIVYQEVPPKVEYELTERGRSLEDILNRMEKWGEANLPLK, encoded by the coding sequence ATGAATTCAAGAAAGGAACATTCTACCAATAGCATTAATGAGAAATACTGGAAAGAGCATTGTGGTATTACTCAGATTTTATCTTTAATCGGAGGGAGATGGAAAATTAACATCCTCGTTTATCTTCTGAATGAAAAAAAACTCCGCTACAATGAACTGAAAAAGAGACTGGTTGGCATATCTGAAAGAATGCTTATTGCAAAGTTAAAGGAACTGGAAAATGATGGATTGATCAATCGAATTGTTTACCAGGAGGTACCTCCTAAAGTAGAGTATGAGTTGACAGAACGTGGTAGGTCCCTTGAAGATATATTAAATAGAATGGAAAAATGGGGAGAGGCTAATCTTCCCCTAAAGTGA
- a CDS encoding DUF4386 domain-containing protein — MKTGKTIGALLIAGAIGVLVPYTILTIIFDYPDILRQEAGTILTRFHAGGNALIWTWWAFAFLGLPLLPAFVLLGQELEHKLTFIRWTTAIGIFGLLAQMVGLLRWTFVVPVLANNFVTGNELIKEASKVSFQAIHQYGGVVLGEHLGQIFTIIWTVMMTIAFSRLLLFPRWISWLGYTSSFIYIIAQSELFASIMPNVPTLDSAGFIGSTLWIIWLIVIGIKIRRISFVEAQVEKQPL; from the coding sequence ATGAAAACAGGAAAAACTATCGGAGCATTGTTGATAGCGGGAGCAATTGGTGTGCTTGTTCCCTACACTATTTTAACAATCATCTTTGACTATCCCGATATTTTAAGACAGGAAGCAGGAACAATTCTGACCAGATTTCACGCGGGTGGAAATGCTTTAATCTGGACCTGGTGGGCTTTTGCTTTTTTAGGATTACCTCTTCTTCCCGCCTTTGTTTTACTTGGTCAGGAGTTAGAACATAAATTAACATTTATCAGATGGACAACCGCAATAGGAATCTTTGGTTTACTAGCGCAAATGGTTGGTTTATTGCGTTGGACATTTGTCGTTCCTGTTCTTGCCAATAATTTTGTTACAGGTAATGAACTCATTAAAGAAGCTTCTAAGGTCTCTTTCCAGGCTATTCACCAATATGGCGGTGTAGTTTTGGGCGAACACCTGGGGCAAATCTTTACCATCATTTGGACAGTAATGATGACTATTGCATTTTCGAGATTACTTTTATTCCCCCGATGGATAAGCTGGCTAGGTTATACTTCTTCTTTCATTTATATAATAGCACAATCAGAACTTTTTGCCAGCATAATGCCAAATGTTCCAACTTTAGATTCCGCTGGTTTCATTGGCAGCACCTTATGGATTATCTGGCTCATTGTGATTGGAATAAAAATCAGAAGAATCAGTTTCGTTGAAGCGCAGGTAGAAAAACAGCCCCTTTAG
- a CDS encoding DUF2231 domain-containing protein, producing MEHVHPFVVHFPLALLITASFMGLVGIFYRRGLFKEIVLWQCVVSLFFLFLAILSGYSDEERIIGSLPVDELMAVHKKNSYIITVLFLLLTSWLVLRKRVMKTVEYSSWVVFLTIGGVSVIYQAVLGSKLVYREGVGVKPMEMAKAKAAEKMKQEANINY from the coding sequence ATGGAACATGTTCATCCATTTGTAGTTCATTTCCCACTGGCATTGCTCATTACAGCGAGCTTTATGGGGTTGGTTGGTATATTTTACAGAAGAGGTTTATTTAAAGAGATTGTTTTATGGCAATGTGTAGTTTCTTTATTCTTCCTTTTTCTTGCAATTTTAAGTGGTTATAGTGATGAAGAGAGAATCATAGGTTCATTACCTGTAGACGAGCTAATGGCCGTACATAAGAAAAACTCTTACATTATTACTGTCTTGTTTCTTCTTCTTACTTCATGGCTGGTATTAAGAAAGAGAGTGATGAAAACGGTAGAATACTCTTCATGGGTCGTATTTCTTACTATTGGAGGAGTTTCAGTTATTTATCAGGCAGTATTGGGAAGTAAACTTGTTTATAGGGAGGGAGTTGGTGTGAAGCCTATGGAAATGGCAAAAGCTAAAGCTGCCGAGAAAATGAAACAAGAAGCAAACATCAATTATTAA
- a CDS encoding Crp/Fnr family transcriptional regulator → MGKLKSYFLNNGMPEPDCDIIVKYFEKRQIKKGDYFVKEGKICSEIGFIESGLFQYFSISEKGEERTTYISLPNTFVTSLLTYLTETPARENIKALENTTLWVIGKKDVVELQNLIPHFKDFYIKLIEWQVCCIDKSKFDLIMLSAEHRYEKLLKEEPELLQHVPLQYIASMLGITPRHLSRLRAKN, encoded by the coding sequence ATGGGTAAATTGAAATCATATTTTCTCAATAATGGTATGCCTGAACCAGACTGTGATATTATTGTAAAATACTTTGAAAAACGACAGATCAAAAAAGGAGACTATTTTGTAAAAGAAGGCAAAATCTGTTCGGAGATTGGCTTTATTGAAAGTGGACTTTTTCAATACTTTTCAATTTCTGAAAAAGGTGAAGAACGGACAACTTATATTTCATTACCGAATACATTTGTTACTTCTTTGTTAACTTATCTCACGGAAACTCCTGCCAGAGAAAACATTAAAGCATTGGAAAATACAACACTATGGGTAATAGGAAAAAAGGATGTTGTTGAACTGCAAAATCTAATTCCACATTTCAAAGATTTTTATATTAAACTAATTGAGTGGCAAGTGTGCTGTATTGATAAATCAAAATTTGATCTGATAATGCTCTCTGCAGAACATCGATATGAAAAACTCCTGAAAGAAGAGCCTGAGCTTTTGCAACATGTACCGCTGCAATACATTGCTTCAATGCTGGGAATTACTCCCCGCCATCTTAGCCGATTAAGAGCAAAAAACTAA
- a CDS encoding AI-2E family transporter gives MEVRFPIYFKLTTILLGLILLVYVFIEAQNILILLALAGLISLLLLPLVRRLERRMSSTPAILIGLVLIITVLGLVGIFVYSQLVDLMESLPDITQRLTKLVEQGNPFFEKYLGVKRGQTIIYLKEELINLLHQSTAIFSTTLSVTTGIFTAVGLVPVFIFFMLYYRSFFKDFLLLLFKEESHKDVIKTIEKIEMVAQSYLSGLLIVISIISILNVIGLYIVGVEYAIFFGLFAGMLNIIPYIGVFLGSTLPIVYTALKGGSLIQCIGAGAALWIVQLLESNFITPNIVGGKVSLNPFASILALLIGGAIWGPLGMILFVPFTAILKVIFDAIDPLKPYGFILGEPPSDKEEDKEPFYKRVWPFKKKD, from the coding sequence ATGGAAGTTCGTTTTCCTATATATTTCAAGCTTACGACTATTCTTCTGGGACTTATCCTATTGGTCTATGTTTTTATAGAGGCACAGAATATTTTAATATTACTGGCTCTTGCCGGACTTATTTCTCTTTTGTTGCTTCCTCTGGTCCGAAGACTTGAGCGAAGAATGTCTTCTACTCCTGCAATTCTTATAGGTCTTGTCCTGATTATTACTGTCCTGGGCCTGGTTGGCATCTTCGTATATTCTCAATTGGTAGATTTAATGGAATCCCTTCCTGATATTACTCAAAGACTTACCAAACTTGTAGAGCAAGGGAATCCTTTCTTTGAAAAGTATCTGGGTGTAAAAAGAGGGCAGACCATAATTTATCTAAAAGAAGAGCTGATAAATTTACTTCATCAAAGTACGGCAATATTTTCAACGACTCTTTCTGTTACTACTGGCATATTCACTGCAGTTGGTCTTGTTCCTGTATTTATATTTTTCATGCTTTATTACCGATCGTTTTTCAAGGATTTTTTACTTCTGTTATTTAAGGAAGAAAGCCATAAAGATGTAATAAAGACGATTGAGAAAATTGAAATGGTAGCCCAGTCATATCTTTCAGGATTACTTATTGTTATTTCAATAATTTCAATTCTCAACGTGATCGGCCTCTATATAGTCGGAGTTGAGTATGCAATATTCTTCGGGCTATTTGCCGGCATGCTGAATATTATTCCATATATCGGAGTTTTTTTAGGATCCACTCTTCCTATAGTATACACCGCACTCAAGGGAGGTTCATTGATTCAGTGTATTGGAGCAGGTGCTGCTTTATGGATAGTTCAATTACTAGAGTCAAACTTTATTACACCGAATATAGTCGGAGGTAAAGTCAGTCTGAATCCATTTGCTTCCATACTTGCACTATTGATAGGTGGCGCAATTTGGGGCCCTTTGGGAATGATACTCTTTGTCCCGTTCACAGCTATTCTTAAGGTAATCTTTGATGCAATTGATCCACTGAAGCCTTACGGTTTTATCCTTGGGGAACCTCCATCTGACAAGGAAGAAGACAAAGAGCCTTTTTATAAAAGAGTATGGCCGTTTAAAAAAAAGGATTAG
- a CDS encoding lipocalin family protein, which translates to MKTTLLKRFAALIVLTLLVTACAKEKKEMIAKDWKATELVLGGTTVSPDAIGGVYYSFTSDGKFEYTEAGQTQDGTWEVNDNTITLHYNEGGKTVEKQIKDISEEKLSFEGEEHGMLRAVTLVPKK; encoded by the coding sequence ATGAAAACCACGCTTTTAAAAAGATTCGCAGCTCTGATCGTTCTTACCTTACTTGTAACGGCTTGTGCTAAAGAAAAAAAGGAAATGATTGCCAAAGACTGGAAGGCAACTGAACTGGTGCTTGGAGGAACAACAGTTTCACCGGATGCAATTGGAGGTGTTTATTATTCATTTACCAGCGATGGCAAATTTGAATATACTGAAGCTGGACAAACTCAGGATGGAACATGGGAGGTAAATGACAATACAATTACTTTACACTATAACGAAGGTGGCAAAACTGTTGAAAAACAAATCAAAGACATCAGTGAAGAAAAGCTCTCTTTTGAAGGTGAAGAGCATGGTATGCTGAGAGCTGTGACGCTTGTTCCTAAAAAGTAA
- a CDS encoding transglycosylase SLT domain-containing protein, with amino-acid sequence MRRILQQQKDFVFLYFIISVMCLSCSFAVRESEETCEGNIGVVKEDRSEKQFQHLIKFVNNNTSHSSTDLHKIRQRGVLKAITGLGRTSYHINKNGTPGGFEYEMLHALAKHLNIKLEIVVAESVESMYDMLKRGEADLIAYHLVPSREREDDVSYTIPYNHMRQVIVQRSSSSILKAPSDLAGKTIHVPKGSPFRTRLEHLEEEIGEDIHIQERTKLVEEEDLLLQVAMGKIDYTVAEENIALLARAYYPNLDIQLAISYPQKISWAVGENAPDLLMEINGWMTKYVEGKTFTKTYNKYFRSGQYGHVQCGRSKGKNLSQYDCLIKKSAKEIGWDWRLLAALVYHESKFNPLAKSWAGACGLMQLMPSTAALFGLENPEDPYENMKAGIKYLKWLDKYWKEKVPDKDERLKFVLASYNAGQAHVADAQRLAIKYEKDPLVWDDNVAYFLLQKAQVEYYSDPVVKFGYCRGSETFNYVSNIISKFQYYKQLIPDEII; translated from the coding sequence ATGAGAAGAATCCTACAACAACAAAAAGACTTTGTCTTTTTATATTTTATTATTTCGGTTATGTGTCTTTCCTGCAGTTTTGCAGTGCGGGAGTCAGAAGAAACGTGTGAGGGAAACATAGGAGTAGTGAAAGAAGATCGTTCGGAAAAGCAATTTCAACATCTTATAAAGTTTGTCAATAACAATACTTCCCATTCATCTACTGACCTTCATAAAATTCGTCAAAGGGGTGTTCTGAAAGCTATAACAGGGCTGGGCAGAACTAGCTACCATATAAATAAAAACGGTACTCCTGGCGGATTCGAATATGAAATGTTACATGCTTTAGCAAAACATCTTAACATAAAACTTGAAATTGTAGTTGCTGAAAGTGTGGAGTCTATGTATGATATGCTTAAAAGAGGAGAAGCTGACCTTATTGCATATCATTTGGTGCCTAGCAGGGAGAGGGAAGATGATGTTAGTTATACCATTCCCTATAATCACATGCGGCAAGTGATTGTGCAGAGAAGTTCGTCTTCTATCCTGAAGGCGCCTTCAGATCTGGCTGGTAAAACTATTCACGTCCCTAAAGGATCTCCTTTTAGAACGAGATTGGAACATCTTGAAGAAGAAATTGGCGAAGACATTCATATTCAAGAAAGAACTAAACTTGTCGAAGAGGAAGATTTGTTATTGCAGGTTGCAATGGGAAAAATTGATTATACGGTTGCGGAGGAAAATATTGCTCTCCTTGCTAGAGCTTACTACCCGAATCTTGATATTCAACTGGCTATAAGTTATCCTCAGAAAATTTCCTGGGCAGTAGGAGAAAACGCTCCAGATTTGTTAATGGAAATTAATGGTTGGATGACTAAGTATGTAGAAGGAAAAACTTTTACGAAGACATACAACAAATATTTCCGATCAGGGCAGTATGGCCATGTCCAATGCGGTAGAAGCAAGGGAAAAAATTTATCACAATACGATTGCCTTATAAAAAAATCTGCAAAGGAAATCGGATGGGACTGGAGGCTATTGGCAGCTCTTGTGTATCATGAGTCCAAATTTAATCCACTCGCAAAGTCCTGGGCAGGAGCTTGCGGACTGATGCAGTTGATGCCTTCTACAGCAGCGCTCTTCGGTTTGGAAAATCCAGAAGATCCATATGAAAATATGAAAGCCGGTATCAAATATCTTAAATGGCTGGATAAGTACTGGAAAGAAAAAGTACCTGATAAGGATGAGCGGTTAAAGTTTGTTCTGGCTTCTTATAATGCCGGTCAGGCACATGTTGCAGACGCCCAGCGCCTGGCAATAAAATATGAAAAGGATCCTTTGGTTTGGGATGATAACGTAGCGTACTTCTTGCTGCAAAAAGCCCAGGTAGAGTACTACTCAGATCCTGTTGTCAAGTTCGGATACTGCAGAGGTTCTGAGACATTTAATTATGTGAGCAATATTATTAGCAAGTTTCAATATTACAAACAATTAATTCCAGACGAGATTATTTAA
- a CDS encoding response regulator produces the protein MNILKSLSIRNKLLLLIGVLLFPLLYFSTINLVNQLNDQKRLVSIFDKIKKTELTSNLINAIQNERILSQAFVGNKGKQFERELIIARKGTDKEIIIFKRFLNESDEEISHGFYLTQRIGEYRNEVDQLKIDSLSGNILFSDIINHLLDDIEHTAFVIKEPALQSEVYTFLYLLNAKESLGQLRTLVMRGITTENFSIKDYGAFCIRKASYERDIQDFLTESSTDVYNYYSQVIKGKAFKEVLSTIALIYESASLENAVQTPEAWLEKTTICMGELNSVAMYDINVLKKEMDDLLRDGRRKMMVFTGSVSLLVLISVFLAIYFIRNISMSVIKLKDASEQISNGDTNVVLKIKSNDEIGALAKSFTLMSETMKRQANVASEIGKGNYDVNIEVKSEHDLLGNSLKKMNNNLRNFSIREKRRTWELDFDRELNDLMRGERSIDLLLKKIIDFISEKLDIQVGLIYLLSDSEVLNVKAAWGIDIEKVNDKEFSFEDSRPGLALKYERVVKLKEIPESYFKIYSGLIYGIPSNIVWVPLVFEEFKIGVIELASIEVISRENIDFFMAECGKISMVLLGLRAVERTNELLSDSQSQAEILSAQQETLKEVYEELLLQKNKLQASEEELKSSQEELQEKNVELEEKASQLEEQYEELRVKNHQLEEARKSIENNLLQLEVTSRYKSEFLANMSHELRTPLNSILILSKLLLDSKDGITDKHKEYVKIINHSGSDLLKLINDVLDLSKIESGKINTEILNTSLDDLLMKDQFIHIAKERSIEFTTTISPDLPEKIYTDKFRVQQILKNLLSNAFKFTPSGGKVSVSVYYADDQALFQSDSLKSSKKVIAFSVIDSGIGISDKKQKLIFDAFQQEDSSTTRKFGGTGLGLSISKELATLLGGEIQLKSKKDKGSTFILYLPELSEEHGLSNPPVSKVSENHDSNQEQRKNDQVHRNESVLLIVEDDVNFSKVISEIAQSKGYRTIVSHTGQDAIEKAFTENPGAVILDIGLPDISGWEVLEKIRKDEILKDVPVHILSGEKDEAHIKNFSNVWFEQKPVGKEGLEKTFFEIERHNNKELKQILIVEAANELEEKVTRVVNDDRVKIVRSKGLEESYGLIQSKKFDCIVLEFHLSDNDFQILQMVRKDEKNYNTPVIIYAEENFSEEDERKIKKFTESIIIKTPQSGDRLADEVNLFLYHVKSFRSKENALKGKFVNSDDALKNKKVLIADDDIRNVYALYNVLESEGVKVISAGDGKDALHQLTEHKDIDLVLMDIMMPEMDGYEAMRRIREIEEYKDIPIIALTAKAMKGDKEKCIKAGASDYVSKPMDVERLLSLMRVWLYERRKR, from the coding sequence ATGAATATACTAAAAAGCTTGAGTATAAGAAATAAGCTCCTTTTGCTGATAGGAGTACTGCTCTTCCCTCTTCTTTACTTCAGTACAATCAACCTTGTAAACCAACTAAATGATCAAAAAAGACTGGTATCTATTTTTGATAAGATCAAAAAGACAGAGCTTACATCCAACCTTATAAATGCCATTCAGAATGAAAGGATACTTAGTCAGGCATTCGTGGGTAATAAAGGAAAGCAATTTGAAAGGGAACTTATAATTGCAAGAAAGGGAACGGATAAAGAAATCATTATTTTTAAACGTTTCCTAAATGAATCTGATGAAGAGATTTCACATGGTTTTTATCTGACTCAGCGGATCGGAGAGTATAGAAACGAAGTAGACCAGCTCAAAATAGATTCTCTATCCGGCAATATCCTGTTTAGTGATATTATAAATCATTTGCTTGACGATATCGAACATACTGCTTTTGTAATCAAAGAACCGGCGCTTCAGAGCGAGGTTTATACATTCCTTTACCTTCTCAATGCAAAAGAATCTTTAGGTCAATTGCGGACCCTTGTGATGAGGGGAATCACCACAGAAAATTTTTCAATTAAAGACTACGGAGCTTTCTGTATTCGAAAAGCTTCTTATGAAAGAGATATTCAGGACTTTTTAACGGAATCATCCACTGATGTTTATAATTATTATTCTCAAGTTATTAAGGGCAAAGCCTTTAAAGAAGTTCTGAGTACAATTGCTCTGATATACGAAAGTGCATCGCTTGAAAATGCTGTCCAGACTCCTGAAGCATGGTTGGAAAAAACAACCATTTGTATGGGTGAACTGAATAGTGTGGCCATGTATGATATAAACGTCCTTAAAAAGGAGATGGATGACCTTCTTAGAGATGGACGCAGGAAAATGATGGTTTTTACAGGGTCTGTCTCCCTATTGGTGTTAATTTCTGTATTTCTTGCGATTTATTTTATAAGAAACATTTCCATGTCTGTTATAAAATTAAAAGATGCTTCAGAGCAGATTTCTAATGGTGATACCAATGTTGTGCTCAAGATAAAATCCAATGATGAGATCGGAGCCCTTGCCAAATCTTTTACATTGATGAGTGAAACAATGAAGCGACAAGCCAATGTTGCTTCGGAAATCGGGAAGGGAAATTATGATGTTAACATTGAGGTAAAGAGTGAACACGACCTCCTTGGTAACTCATTAAAAAAAATGAACAATAACCTTCGTAATTTTTCTATAAGGGAAAAAAGGAGAACCTGGGAGCTCGACTTTGACAGAGAGCTTAATGACCTGATGCGAGGGGAGAGAAGCATTGATTTATTGCTCAAAAAAATAATAGACTTTATTTCGGAAAAATTAGATATACAAGTTGGTCTTATATACCTTTTGTCTGATTCAGAAGTGCTCAATGTAAAGGCCGCTTGGGGTATAGATATCGAAAAAGTAAACGATAAAGAATTTTCTTTTGAAGATTCCAGGCCAGGTCTGGCGTTGAAGTATGAAAGGGTCGTAAAGTTAAAAGAGATACCCGAATCTTATTTCAAGATTTATTCAGGGCTAATATATGGAATACCATCCAACATTGTCTGGGTGCCACTGGTGTTTGAAGAGTTTAAAATCGGTGTTATTGAACTTGCGTCTATTGAAGTGATATCAAGGGAAAACATCGATTTCTTTATGGCCGAATGCGGAAAGATTTCTATGGTGCTTTTGGGTCTGAGAGCAGTAGAGCGCACAAACGAATTACTTTCCGATTCACAAAGTCAGGCAGAAATATTATCTGCTCAGCAAGAAACACTGAAGGAAGTTTATGAGGAATTGCTTTTACAGAAAAATAAGCTGCAGGCCTCTGAGGAAGAGCTAAAATCCAGTCAGGAAGAGTTGCAGGAAAAAAATGTTGAGCTCGAAGAAAAGGCAAGTCAGTTAGAAGAGCAGTATGAAGAGTTGAGAGTAAAGAATCACCAGTTGGAGGAAGCTAGAAAATCAATTGAAAATAACCTGCTCCAGCTTGAGGTTACATCCCGATATAAATCGGAGTTCCTGGCAAATATGTCTCATGAACTAAGAACGCCCTTAAATAGTATATTGATTCTTTCAAAGCTACTATTAGACAGCAAAGATGGCATTACCGATAAGCACAAGGAGTATGTTAAAATTATAAATCATTCCGGTTCAGATCTTTTAAAGCTTATTAATGATGTACTGGATCTTTCAAAAATTGAATCCGGAAAGATTAACACAGAAATACTCAATACCTCTTTGGATGATTTGCTTATGAAAGACCAGTTCATACATATCGCAAAAGAAAGAAGCATTGAATTTACAACTACCATAAGCCCCGATCTTCCTGAGAAAATTTATACAGATAAATTCAGAGTGCAGCAAATTTTAAAAAACCTTCTTTCCAATGCATTCAAGTTTACGCCTTCCGGAGGGAAAGTTTCTGTATCTGTTTATTATGCAGATGATCAGGCATTGTTTCAAAGTGATAGCTTAAAATCTTCAAAAAAGGTAATAGCCTTTTCGGTGATTGATAGTGGTATAGGTATTTCTGATAAAAAGCAAAAACTAATTTTTGATGCATTCCAGCAGGAGGACTCCTCTACAACCAGAAAATTTGGAGGTACTGGTTTGGGCCTTTCTATTAGTAAAGAACTGGCAACATTACTAGGCGGGGAAATTCAGCTTAAAAGTAAAAAAGATAAAGGAAGCACTTTCATACTTTATTTGCCTGAGTTGTCGGAAGAGCATGGGCTGTCAAACCCACCTGTTTCAAAAGTTTCAGAAAACCACGACTCGAACCAGGAGCAACGCAAAAACGATCAGGTTCATCGAAATGAATCTGTTTTGCTGATCGTTGAAGATGATGTCAATTTTTCTAAAGTCATATCAGAAATTGCTCAATCAAAAGGATACAGAACCATTGTCTCGCATACCGGTCAAGATGCTATAGAGAAAGCATTCACGGAAAATCCCGGAGCTGTAATACTGGACATTGGTTTGCCAGACATAAGTGGATGGGAAGTGCTTGAAAAGATCCGAAAAGATGAAATACTGAAAGACGTCCCTGTCCATATCCTTTCCGGGGAGAAAGATGAGGCTCATATTAAAAATTTTTCAAATGTATGGTTTGAGCAAAAGCCTGTTGGTAAAGAGGGTCTGGAAAAGACATTTTTTGAGATAGAAAGGCATAATAACAAAGAATTAAAGCAAATTCTGATTGTCGAAGCAGCAAATGAGTTGGAAGAAAAGGTTACAAGAGTTGTGAATGATGATCGAGTGAAAATAGTGCGTTCCAAGGGTCTGGAGGAATCATATGGATTAATTCAATCAAAAAAATTCGATTGTATAGTTCTCGAATTTCATCTTTCGGATAATGATTTCCAAATATTACAAATGGTAAGAAAGGATGAAAAAAATTATAACACTCCTGTTATTATTTATGCTGAAGAAAACTTTTCAGAAGAAGATGAAAGGAAGATAAAAAAGTTCACAGAGTCAATCATTATCAAGACGCCTCAATCAGGAGACAGGCTTGCCGATGAGGTTAATCTTTTTTTATATCATGTGAAAAGTTTCAGATCAAAAGAAAATGCATTAAAGGGAAAATTTGTTAATTCTGATGATGCATTGAAGAACAAAAAAGTCTTGATCGCTGATGATGATATTAGAAATGTATATGCATTGTATAATGTTCTGGAGTCTGAAGGGGTTAAAGTTATTTCAGCAGGTGATGGCAAGGACGCACTTCACCAATTGACTGAACATAAAGACATTGATTTGGTTCTTATGGATATCATGATGCCTGAAATGGATGGATACGAAGCTATGAGGCGAATCAGAGAAATAGAGGAATATAAGGACATTCCAATTATAGCACTCACCGCCAAAGCCATGAAGGGAGATAAGGAAAAATGCATAAAGGCAGGAGCGTCTGATTATGTGAGCAAACCAATGGATGTTGAAAGATTGTTATCTCTTATGCGAGTGTGGTTGTATGAAAGACGGAAAAGATAA
- a CDS encoding DoxX family protein, whose amino-acid sequence METIKAVFYWASYAYYLYVFGYASLFKVFQKKSMMDSMLSLGFNKTWTILIGIGELLGVILIVAGLIKPQFRNMGILLLVPFSVGAFTAHMAHQEYQHYYNSLIVCILTVVMLALDNNFKIQF is encoded by the coding sequence ATGGAAACAATCAAAGCTGTATTTTACTGGGCAAGTTATGCTTATTATCTCTATGTATTTGGATATGCATCTCTTTTCAAGGTATTTCAAAAAAAATCTATGATGGATAGTATGCTTTCACTTGGGTTTAATAAAACCTGGACTATTCTCATTGGAATTGGTGAATTGTTAGGAGTCATCTTAATTGTGGCAGGACTGATTAAACCCCAGTTTAGAAATATGGGAATTTTATTATTGGTCCCGTTTTCGGTTGGGGCATTCACAGCACATATGGCACATCAGGAATATCAGCACTATTATAATTCATTGATAGTATGCATTCTTACTGTAGTCATGCTTGCATTGGACAATAATTTCAAAATTCAGTTTTGA